The DNA sequence GATGATCTTGCCGCGTGCCGTGTAGTCCTCGGGGTTTGCCGTGAACACCATCATCAGGTCCAGGGGGAGCCGCACGGGGTAGCCCTTGATCTGGACGTCGCCCTCCTGCAGGATGTTGAACAAACCCACCTGGATCTTGCCGGCCAGGTCCGGCAGTTCGTTGATGGCGAAGATCCCGCGATTGGCACGCGGCAACAGCCCGTAGTGCACCGTTAACTCATCGCTGATGTTCTGCCCTGAACGCGCCGCCTTGATCGGATCCAGATCGCCGATCATATCCGCGATCGTGACGTCTGGCGTCGCCAGCTTCTCCACATAACGCTGCTCCGGCGTCAGCCAGGCGATCGGGGTCTCCTCGCCCATCTCCTCCACGGTCTGGCGCCCGAACTTGCTCAGCGGCTGGTAGGGATTGTCGCGAATCTCGGAGCCCGCGATGTAGGGCATCGCCTCGTCCAAAAGCGACGTCAGCATGCGAATCAACTTCGTCTTCGCCTGCCCGCGCAGGCCCAGCAGGATGAAATTGTGCTTCGAGAGCACGGCGTTCACCACCTGCGGCACCACCGTATCCTCATAGCCGACAATGCCGGGAAACAGCCGTTTGCCCTGCTTCAGTTTGCAGATGAGGTTTTCGCGAATCTCGTCCTTGACGCTCCGGCAGCGGCAGCGCTGCTCCGACCACTCGCTGCGGCGCAGCGCGCCGAGGGTATGCGGCAATTCCCAGGTGTTGACGCCCATGTAGATCAGATGCACAAACTCGCTCCGGTGTTGCAGCGGCAGGCGTTTCCTTGTGATATACCTGATGAACCTAAGGATGAACGGGGATATGGCAAACGAACTTGCCGATGTAGATTACGAGAAATTCTGGCGCCGGCTTCAGCAGGTTGGGCTGAATGCCTATGAGGCGCGATCCTACGTGGTGCTCGTCGGTCATCCACGCTTCAAGGCGTTGGAACTGGCCGCGCGCGCGCGCGTACCTAGACAGAAGATTTACGAGGTGCTCGATAGCCTGGTCGAAAAGGGCTTCGCGCAAGTGGTGCAGGAAAAGACCAAGCTCTTCTCCGCCGTCGAACCTGGTTTGGCCATTCCGGCCTACCTCGAACGGCAGAAGGAAGACCTCGAACAACAACTTGACGGCCAAAGGCGCCACGGCCAGTCATTGGCCGCCGACCTCAGAACCGCCTACGCCGAAGGCCAGGGTGGACGCGGGACGCTCGACTATCTGCGCATCGTCAACGATCCGTCGCAGATCGCCGTTCACTACCGCTCCATGCTTTCCGGTGTCGAACGGGAGTTCATTGAGTTCTCCCGGCCGCCCTACGCCGTCGACCCTCTGGACGAACAACTGGTGAAACAGGCTGCCGCACGGGGTGTGCGCAGCCGAATCCTGGTGGAATCCGGAGCGCTCGACGACGAACACCGCGACCGCCTGCAGGACTACAAGTCCGTGGGCGTGGAGGTGCGGGAAGTGCTGTCGCTGCCCTTGAAACTGGCTTTGTTTGACTGCAGCCAGGGGTTGGTGGCGCTGCTTGACCCGGTGATCACGCGTCCGGCCTGGACGGCTGTGGTCTTTGACCATGGCGGGTTTGCCGAAGCCATGGCGGGCCTGTTTGAAGAGCGCTGGCGGCGCGCCATCACCCATTAGGGAGAACTGCTGAGGATTGCGGGCCGGCCTCTCCGCCGGCCTGTCCCCCGGGCGCTACTTGCCCTCGCTGGGGGTCTTTGCTTCCTGTTGCGAGCGTACTTCGCGAATCGCGTAGATGCGGCGTCCCTGGCTCTCGAAGTATGTCCGCATCATGATCTCGCCCAGCAGGCCTGTCGTGAGCATCACCAGGCCCACTAGCACCAGCAGGCCACCGGTAAACAGCAGCGGGCCGTGCTGCATGATGATCTCGTGACCCAGCAGCTTCTTCACCAGCAGAAAGAACAGAATGCCCCCGCCCATCGTGCCGCTGGCCAGGCCGATGCGGCCGAAGAAGTGCATGGGCCGCGTGAAGTACTTGAGCAGAAAGCGGATCGTGATGATGTCGAACATCACGTTGAAGGTCCGGCCAATGCCGTAGTGCGACGCCCCACCGGTGCGCGGTGGGTTCTGGATGGGCACCTCGGCGATGCGCGCGCCATAGACGCTGGCCAGTGCCGGGATGAACCGGTGCAGCTCGCCGTACAGATTGACGTCCTTGATCACCTCGGCCCGGTACGCCTTGTAGGTCGTGCCGAAGTCGTGAAGATTCACGCCGCTCACTTTCGACATCAGCCAGTTGGCGATCCGCGACGGAATCTTGCGCATCACCAGGTTGTCGTTGCGCTGTTTGCGCCAGCCGCTGGCGATGTCGTAGCCTTCGTCGATCTTGGCCAACAGCGCCGGCATATCCGCCGGATCATGCTGCAGGTCGCCGTCCATCGAAATGATGACCGATCCACGTGCCTCGTCAAAACCCGCGGATAGCGCCGCCGTCTGCCCGAAATTGCGTCGCAGCCGGATAACCTTCAACCGCGCATCGGTCTCCACCAGATTGGCCAGCAGGTCGAAACTGCGGTCTGTTGAGGCGTCGTCCACGAAGATCAACTCGTACGGTTGCTGGATGGTGTCCAGCACGGAGGTAAGCCCGTCGTACAGCCGCAGGATCGCGGGTTCCTCGTTGTGAATGGGAATGACGATGGAAAGCATGGCGGCTACTTTCAGGATATCAACAGGTTGCGGAGGTGGTCGAGCGATTCTTCCAGCTGTGGTTTCAGGAAGGTAAGGTCATAGCCCTTGCTCCACGAAGTCACCCGCAACGCCAGGCGTCCGGTTCCTTCCCAGTGAAACGCCTTGCATTCCAGCACTCCGCCGGCCGCATCCCAGCGGTAGCAGACCTCCTGGCCCGTATCGGTGAGGATCTCCCGCGGACGATCCGTCACCTTCAGCCAACGCCTCAACTCCCTGGGATCCTGATAGAAGGGCAGCGCTTTGCTCAGCGGACCGCTCCATGGAAGCTGAACCAACAGCGTCTGCCTGGGCTGCTCGCAGTAATTCTCCGCATAGTGCCGCATCAGCGCCATCGACATCAGCCAGCCTGACCGGACATCGGCCAAAGCCTCCGCTGCCGGAGCATGGTCAAGTCGCCACTGCTGTGTCACCGTCGCGCGGCTGCTGTGTCCCTCCAGATCCACCCGAAAATCCAGAATGTGGTCCGCGGCCTCCAGCGTCATGCGGACTTCGGGTGTCAGCTCCGTGATCTGGTAGTGAGCCTGCGCGCCCATCTCGTGGAACGTCCAGTAGTAGTCCCCGCCCATCCCGATGTCGCCCCAGGCGTGATCGCAAAACCACTGTTGTAGAAGCTCGGGTTCCGTCCAAGCTCGCCATAGCCGGGCAGCGGGCGCGGCGCTGAGCACGGACGCTTTCACAACGCACGATTTCAGTCCAGGTTGCATAGGTTAAGGCCCGATCTTTCAACGGCTTTGCTAAAATGATACTTGATCCATGCCGAATCCGCAGAACCCTGACGACCCGCA is a window from the uncultured Paludibaculum sp. genome containing:
- a CDS encoding helix-turn-helix domain-containing protein, translating into MANELADVDYEKFWRRLQQVGLNAYEARSYVVLVGHPRFKALELAARARVPRQKIYEVLDSLVEKGFAQVVQEKTKLFSAVEPGLAIPAYLERQKEDLEQQLDGQRRHGQSLAADLRTAYAEGQGGRGTLDYLRIVNDPSQIAVHYRSMLSGVEREFIEFSRPPYAVDPLDEQLVKQAAARGVRSRILVESGALDDEHRDRLQDYKSVGVEVREVLSLPLKLALFDCSQGLVALLDPVITRPAWTAVVFDHGGFAEAMAGLFEERWRRAITH
- a CDS encoding glycosyltransferase family 2 protein, whose product is MLSIVIPIHNEEPAILRLYDGLTSVLDTIQQPYELIFVDDASTDRSFDLLANLVETDARLKVIRLRRNFGQTAALSAGFDEARGSVIISMDGDLQHDPADMPALLAKIDEGYDIASGWRKQRNDNLVMRKIPSRIANWLMSKVSGVNLHDFGTTYKAYRAEVIKDVNLYGELHRFIPALASVYGARIAEVPIQNPPRTGGASHYGIGRTFNVMFDIITIRFLLKYFTRPMHFFGRIGLASGTMGGGILFFLLVKKLLGHEIIMQHGPLLFTGGLLVLVGLVMLTTGLLGEIMMRTYFESQGRRIYAIREVRSQQEAKTPSEGK
- a CDS encoding SRPBCC domain-containing protein; translation: MKASVLSAAPAARLWRAWTEPELLQQWFCDHAWGDIGMGGDYYWTFHEMGAQAHYQITELTPEVRMTLEAADHILDFRVDLEGHSSRATVTQQWRLDHAPAAEALADVRSGWLMSMALMRHYAENYCEQPRQTLLVQLPWSGPLSKALPFYQDPRELRRWLKVTDRPREILTDTGQEVCYRWDAAGGVLECKAFHWEGTGRLALRVTSWSKGYDLTFLKPQLEESLDHLRNLLIS